TCGTCGCCCTCCAGCACGAGGGGGTCGTTGTTCGACCGCGCGGCGTAGATGGCCGCGGTCAGACCCGAGATGCCGCTCCCCGAGATTATCATCGTGCGGTGTTCGACGCCGCCGTCCGTGGTTTCGATTCCCAGTTTCTCGTTTAATTCGCCCGCCTCGTCAAGCGCCTGCGTGTCGTCGAACCCGCCGATGAGTTCGTCGTCGATGAACACTTCGGGCGCGGTCTGGCGGCCGTCGGCACGCTCGACCATCTCATCGAACAGTTCCTCGTTTCCGGTGACGTTATACGTCTCGTACTCGACGCCCTTCGAGTCGAAGAGGTCCTTTGCCTTCTCGCAGTACGGGCAGTCCTCCTTCGTGTAAATCTCTACGTGCGGGTGTTCGCTCATGGTGCAATATTGCTACCGAGAGGGTATTTAGCTTGTGTTGTCCCCTCGGTTTTCCGGTTCCCGCGCTGAGACGCAACGAGACCCGTTACGGGATTCTGTCGCGGAGAGCGAGAAGCCACAGGGTCGAAACGAGCGCACCAGCCAGTCCGAGGAACACTGTGAGTCGCTCGGAGATGCCGCTCCACTCGCCCAACAGCGACCCCGCGTTGAATCCGAGCGGGAGTCCGCCGACCACGAGTACACTCTCGGCCGAGGAGTCCGTGTACTTGCCGACGAGGGAAGCGCCCGCGAGGAGGGCACCGGCACCGACGACCGCCACGACAGCGATAGCGGGAAGGCCGAACGAACCGCGTACTCCCGATTGGAGATACCAGTAGGGAGCGAACGGCGCGGCGAGAGCGACCAACACGAGGAGATAGCTCCCTATCGTCCCGAGACTGCCAGTCGTTCGTTCTGTTTCGCTCACATGCGGTCGTCGCTCGAAGCGGAAATAATTCTTTCGCGGCGACCGCCCTCGAAACGCCGCTCCGATGCCCGCGGCCGTCGGCCACTCGTCCGCGAACGTCGGGTGACTGCACCGTTGACAGTCGAAGTTTTTACCCCTCGTTTCGGCCTATGGCGAGTATGCCCGCCGACCTCGAAGAGAAGACCGACCGCTACGAGGGCCTGCTCGCCGAAGCGCTCGACGCCGCCAAAATCGCGCCGCCGGAGGACACACCGATGGGCGAGGCCGCCGCCGAGTGTCTGGAGATGGCGACCTCTTACCTCGAAGACGGCCGTCACTTCCGCGAGAACGACGACCCCGTGAACGCACTGGCGTCGTTCTCCTACGGCCACGCGTGGCTGGATGCGGGTGCCCGCGTCGGCCTCTTCGACGTGCCGCGCGAGGGCCACCTCTTCACCGTCTGAACGCTCGCGGTCTCGGACTCGGACCTTCGCAGTCGGTGACGGAGCGTCAAAATAAGCACGACGGGCGAGTCGCTCAGTGCGACGAGTGGCGACGGTCCGTCTCGTGGCTCTCGTGGAGACCCTGTTCGTTCGCCGCTTCGCGCCGTCGCTGCTCTTTGTGCGAATTAGCCATCTTCGAAACCCCCGCGAGGAGGTTGCGCGAGGACATCGTTAGCCGTGCTGGCTACTCACCCGACGACGCCGAAGCCGAACATCGGACCGAACAGCAGGTGGAGACCGACGCCCACGAAGAGCGCCGGAATCGTGGTGTAGATGGAAGCGACGACCGCGGCGGTCTTGTCCACCGCGAGCAGGGGGAACAGCGCGTCGCCGTCCTGACTGATGGCGTTGGCCACCAGCGCCGAGAAGGGAACCGCGCCCTCGGCGTAGACGCCGGTGAGGACGATCTGCGGGCCACAGCCCGGAATGAGTCCCACGAGCGCGCCCGCGACGGGTGCGAACAGGCCCGCGGCCGCGGCCAGCGCGCCCACGTCCACGCCGAGCAGGACGACGCCGTACTCGTAGAGCAGGTACGCCGCCAGCACCCAGACGGTAACGAAACTCGTCTCCATCGCGGCGTGGACCAGCGTGTCGTACGTTCCGGAGAACGATTCGCGGGCGCGGCCCACCTGCCCGTCGCCGAGATACCGCCGACCGATGAAGTAGAGGAAAAACGACAGCGAGGTTCCCGCGATGCCGACGACGGTGAACAGGCCCGCGAACGAGAGACCGAGTTCCAGCGGGACCTCGGGCGCGCCAGCGAGAAGGTACGTCACACCGAGCGCGAGCGCCGCGAGCGCGGCGACCCACCAGAGCGCGTGAACCGCGTGAGAGAGCGGCGTCAGGACCGGAGACTCGCGGGCGGGGTCGTCGTGAGTCCCACAGCTATCGCCCTCGAAGCCGTGCGGGCCGGTCGCCGGGTTGCCGGGAACCGGAGCGCCGGACGACATCGCGCCGCCGTCGGTCACGGCCGGGTCGATTTTTCGAACCGCGGCGTCAACTCGGGCGACACCCACGCCGAACCGGTCGATGACGTAGCCCGAGACGACGGCCGCGACGAATGCGATGCCGTAGGCGTAGAGACCCGCCTTCGGCGCGAGCGCCAGAATCACGAACGCCGAGTCGCCCGCGGTGGCGATGAGCGTGGCGACGACGGTGCCGAAACTGACCGTCCCGCGGACGTAGAGAGGCATCATGACGATGGCACCGCCACAGCCGGGGGTCAGCCCCATCGCCGCGCCGACGAGCGGTTGGATGCGCTCGCTGTCGCTCAGTCGCTCCACCAGCGCCCCGCCGGTCCAGTATTGGACGAGACTGAACAGCAGGACCGTCACCGCGACGAACGCGCTGACTTGCACGTAGCCGTCGCGGACCGACGCGACGAAAATATCGAACAGTTCGGACATCTCAGGGGTCCTCCGCGGCGACGAGTTCGCCGCCGAACAGTGGATTAGACATATCTAAAAATAGATTTAGCATAGTAGAATTTATAACTTTCGGCATAGCTCGTTCTCCGAGGGGATTTCGCGGCAAGTTTTTTCTATTAGCCACGCCCATGGTACTTTGTATGAACGAAACGTACGTGCGGCTGCTCTGTCCGGAGTGTGGCAAGGACTGGGAAGCGACGCCCGACAACCTTCCGTCCCACGACGAGACGTTCCACTGTCCGGGCTGTCACGCCTCGCGGCGGACCGCGGAGTTCGCGCGGACCGAGCGGGACTTGGAGACGCTAAAACAGTTCCAGTAGCTAGCTACTGGTCGCGGAGCGCGCACCGCACGCTTCGCACCGCAACAACTGCGCTCCCTGTTCTCGTTCGAGTTTCGTGTCCGGTAGGCCACACTCCGAACAGCGGACGAACTTCTCGACGTACTCGTCGAGGGCGTCCTCGATGCGGCGCTGGCCGAACTCGCCGGTCAGGCGCGCGCGTCCGCTCTCGTCGATGTGCGCGCTAGTCCCGAGGTCGTTCTGGAGGAACTTCAGAACGTGGTCCTCGTCCCTGCCGAGTCTGTCGAGCGTGTCCTGAAAGTTCTCGTAGACCGTGACGTTGCCCTCTTGGCGCACGTCGGCGTCGGGCACGTCGAAACGGTCGCCGCTGCCCTCTCTCTCGGGCGTCTCGTCCATTGCCCGTTCGAGGTGGTCGTCGTAACCCTCCATAGCGGGACCAACGGTCCTGAGCCGATAAAAAGTTTACAGACTCGCGGAAACTCCGTCGGAACGCGCGTTACGATTCGTCCAAGCTCGCGTTTCCGCGCGGAACGAACGGAACGCTACGAGATAATCGCGTACTACCGTGCTATCGGGTAACACCGCCGATTACGGGGTCGTACGCCAGAGTGGTACGCAAAGCATGTTAACTGGACTCAAGATAATACTATAACCCTGCAACTGTTAGCCTCGTTTGCTTATGAAGAAGCAGGAACTTATCCACCTTCACGGCCTGCTCGCGGAGGTCGGGAACTACTTCGAGGCGGAGAACAGCACAGAAATCGACTTCGACGAGTACGAGTCTCTTGGCGTACGACCAACTTCCATTCATAAATCGAAGACTGACCACAAGGCGGCAGTCTTTGCTATGGCGAACGCAATCACGTCCGAAATGACCGAAGCCGAGGCGGACGAGAAGGTCGCCGCCAAGGCCGACTGAACTCCGACGCGACGCTTCCTCAGGAAATCAATTCGACAGCGGCAGCGCTGTCCGCGAGCGGCCGTTTTCAGCTTCGTCTCTTCGAATAGCTTCGACTACCGAACCGCCTGTAGACAGAGAAGTCGAGGCCGCAGTGTGAGGCAACAAGCCGCGAAGGGCACGTCGCCGGGGAGACCGACAGCGCCGGGCGTTACTCGATGAGGTCCTCGAACTCGGGAAGAACCTCGTCGTCGTCGCTCGTTCCGTCCTCCGCGTCGTCGGACGCCTCCTCGGCGTCGGTCTCAGAGTCGTCTTCCTCGTCGTCCTCGATGACTTCGACTTCGAGGACGGTCAGGGGGATATTTTCGAGGCGCTGGCCGATTTCCTTCCGAGCGATGCGCGAGGCGTGTTCTTCGCGCTCGACGTTGAATACCGTCATCTCCAGTTCCAGCGCGACGAGGCTCTCGTCGGCCGCGATGAACGCCGGTTCCAGTTCCTCCCCGCAGTGCGGACACGACCGCTCGCCCATGTTTATCTCGACGTAGTTGAGGTCGGGGTTGAGCAACTCCCCGGTCTTCGAGATGGCGATCCGAACTGCTTCGTCCGCCGTCTCCACGTCGTAGACCGGGACTGCGGCTTCCACGACAACTCTGCAGTTCATGACGCGTAGAAGTTGTAGCGCCAACAGTATCAACTTTGGCCCTAAAGCGAAAGGTTCCCATGTGTTCGTCCCGTTCGGTCCCGCGATGGAGTCGGGTTCGATACCGGTGACGGACCTCTCGGGGGGCGTAGACCTACAAGCGACGCTGGAAAGCGGCCAGACGTTCTGCTGGCGACGCGAAGACGACCGGATGTACGACTCGGTCGGTCCGAGCGGCGGGTCGGCGTGGTACTCGACCGTCGTCGGCGGCCACGCCGACGCCGACCCGGAAGTGGTCCGCGTGCGCCAGCGCGACGGGATGATCGAATGGGAAGCGACGACAGACGCCGACTCGCTGGTAGTCGAGCGACTCCGACTCGACGACGACCTGCCAGCCATCTTCGAGGCGATTCCGGACGACGACCTGCTCTCGGAGGCCACCGACGCCTACCGGGGACTTCGTATCGTGGACGACCCCTTCTTCCCCTGCCTGATTTCGTTCATCTGCTCGGCCCAGATGCGCGTCGAGCGCATCCACGGGATGCAGACCGCCCTCGCCCGCGAGTTCGGCGAGACCGTCGCGTTCGACGGCGAGACCTACCACGCGTTCCCGACCCCGAAGCGCCTCGCGCGCGCCAGCGAGGACGACCTCCGGGAGTTGGGCTTGGGCTACCGCGCGCCCTACGTCCAGCGGTCCGCGGAGTTGGTCGCCTCGGGCGAGACCACGGCCGAGGACGTTTGGGGTCTCGACTACGCCGACGCCCGCGAGGCGATACAGGCGTTCGTCGGCGTCGGCGACAAGGTGGCCGACTGCGTGTTGCTGTTCTCGCTGGGGTATCTGGAGGCGGTTCCGCTGGATACGTGGATTCAGAGCGCCATCGAGGAGTATTACCCCGACTGCGAGCGCGGGTCGTACGCCGAAACGTCGGACGCCATCCGGACCGCGTTCGGGGGCGAGTACGCGGGCTACGCCCAAACCTACGTGTTTCACTATCTGCGGAATCAGGAGTAGCACCGATTCGGACACGTCGCATCTCGCGGCCGGTTCGCACGCACCCGAACCGACTTCCGTCGGAACGACGAATCGGCGTCCGAGCCATGCCGAACGACTCCGAAAACAGCGAGGAGCGAACGCGGGCACACGCGTTCGTCTCCGGGACGGTACAGGGCGTCTACTACCGCGCGAACACCCGCAACACCGCCGTCGAAAAGGGCGTTGAGGGCTGGGTCCGAAATCTCGATGACGGCCGCGTCGAGGCGGTCTTCGAGGGACCAGCGGCGGCCGTCGAGGAGATGGTCGAGTGGTGTCACACCGGCAGTCCCGCCGCCGAGGTCGAGGACGTGGAAGTCGAGTACGGCGACCCGGAAGGCGAAGACAGTTTCCGAATTCGGCGGTGAGAATTTCCCGACGGCCTGCGGCGTCGGCCAGCGCGAGCGTCGGTGACGACCCCCGACGACAGCACTTAACGCGCTCCCGGCCGAACCGCCGGGTATGATTACCTCCGAGCGGATGGCGCAGGTGGACGCGAATGCAGCCGCCCTCGGCGTACCGCGCAAGCAGTTGATGGAGTCGAGCGGGAACGCGGTCGCCCGCGAGGTCCGGGCGGTCGCCGACCCCGGTGCGCGGGTCGCCGTCGTCGCGGGCCGCGGGAACAACGGCGGCGACGCCTTCGTCGCGGCCCGGTTCCTGAACGACTACGACGTGTCGGTCCACTTGCTGGGCCGCGAAGAGACGATTGCGACCGACATCGCCCGCGAGAACTGGTCGGCGCTCCAACAGAGCGACTACGCGACTGAGACCGTCACCGACTCGCGGGACTTCGCCCTTCCGGACTGCGAAGTCGTCGTGGACGCGATGCTCGGAACCGGCGTCACGGGCGCGCTCCGGGAACCCGAGACCACCGCCGCCGAGCGAATCAACGAGAGCGACGCGACCGTCGTCGCGGTGGACGTTCCCTCCGGCGTCGATGCGGACACCGGAGGGGCCGAAGGCACTGCGGTCTCGGCCGACCGCGTGGTCACCTTCCACGACCGGAAACCCGGTCTCGACTCGCTGGACGCCGAGATTACGGTCGCCGACATCGGCATTCCCGCCGCGGCTGAGCGATACGTCGGGCCGGGCGACATGCGCCCGGTCAGGCGAGAATCAGGGACCGGGGACGCCCGCGCCTACGTCATCGGCGGCGGGCCGTACACCGGCGCGCCAGCGCTCGCCGCGCAGGCCGCGCTCCGGGCGGGCGCGAACCTCTCGTTCGTCGCCGCGCCCGGCCCGGTCGCGCCCCAGATTCAGGGCTACACCGAAGACCTCATCGTCCAATCCTACGAGGGTGAGCGTCTGACGCCCGAGCAGGTTCCGAACCTCGTGGACACCGCCGAGAGCTACGACGACGTGGTCGTCCTCGGGCCGGGCCTCGGCAACGCCGACGAGACCCTAGAGGCCGCAAAGCAGTTCCTCGAATCGTTCTCCGGGCGCGCCGTCGTGGACGCCGACGCGCTCCCGGTCGTTCCCGAAGTCGAGACTGACGCCACGCTCGTCTGCACGCCCAACCGCAAGGAGTTGGCGAAGATGGGCGGCCCGGAAGTCGAGTCGGCCGACGCGCTCGCGGACCGCGCCGACGAAATCGAGGCCTTCGCCGCCGACCTCGGCCACGTCGTGGTGGCGAAGGCGAGCGAGGACGTGATTTCGGACGGCGAGCGCACCCGCGTCTCGCGGGCCGGAACCTCCGGCATGACGGTCGGCGGCACGGGCGACACGCTCGCAGGCGCGACCGCGGGCCTGCTCGCGGCCCACGATCCCTTCACGGCGGCCTGCGCGGCGGCGTACGCCAACGGCCGCGCGGCGGAGCTGCTGGAAGACCGCCACGACGGCCTGCTGGCTTCGGACCTGTTAGACGTACTTCCCCGCGCAATCTGGGGTGGCGACGATGCGTGAGGAGCGCGGGTCGCCGGAGGCGAACCGAAACGGAAGCGGCGACGCCGCCGGGGACGGAGCCGACAGCGAGACCGAACTGACCCACACCGACGACGAGGGCGAGGTCCAGATGGTGGACGTGGGCGACAAGCCCGACACGGCGCGCCGAGCGGTCGCCGCAGGCGAGATTCGTCTTCAAGCGTCCACTGTCGCGGCGATTCGGGACAACGACGTGAGCAAGGGCGACGTGCTGGCCACCGCCCGCGTCGGCGCGGTGCAGGCGGTCAAACATACGTGGGAGACCATTCCGATGTGCCACCAGATTCCCATCACGAACGTCGAGACCGACTTCGAAGTCGGCGACGAGCGCGTGAGCCTCGAAGTCGCCGTCGAGACCACGGGCAAGACCGGGTGCGAGATGGAGGCTTTAGAGGGCGTCACGACTGGGCTGAACGTCGTCTGGGACATGGTGAAAGCCGCCGAGAAGGACGCCGACGGTCAGTATCCGGAGACGGCTATCGAGAACGTCCGAGTGGTCGAGAAGCAGAAGCGCGAACTGTAATCAAGTCGCTCTGTCGCCGGTCTCGTCTTCGCCGTCGGTTCCCTCGTTTTCGGCTGTTTCCGACTCGTTTCGTTCCTCGTTTTCCGCCTCGTCGTCCGCTTCCCCGCGCGGGTCCCGATACGTCACCTCCTCTTCCAGCGTGACGAGGAAGTCCGGCGGCATGTCCTCGTTCGCCCGCCGCCAGCGGTACACGTCGTACCAGTGGCCGAGACTCGCCACTGCAAACAGGACGACGACGAGCGCCGCCGCGACGATTGAGTCCACCCCGTCGAACGGCGCGACGCCGAGTCGGACCAGCGCGAGGAATCCGGCCGAAATCGCGGTGACGAGGAGATACACCTTGTACCACGCGACTCGCGTCCGCGGGTCGTTGGCCAGTAGCAACTCGACGGTCGGGTCGCTCACGCGACCCACCACCCTGTCGCGGTCGGCGTCATAGGCGACGAGACCCCACTCGGCTAGTATCGGAAGGTGACGCCGTCGAAGCGTCGCGGCGACCGCCGCGACGCGCTCGGAAGCCACCTCGTCGCGCGTCGCGGGTCGCTCCCACGCCGCGACCTGTCGCGCCACCTCCGCGACCGGGACGGGACCGGACCGCTGGTGCAGGTAGTAGAGTGCATATCTGCGGCGGCGGTTTCGGACGACCGCGGCGACCAGTCGCTCCCGAGAGCGAGGGTCGGTCTTCGAGCGCCTGCGGTTTCGGTCGCTGTCCATCGTCTACGAAGGGAGTGTTCGAGAGATCGGGCGTGGCCGCGCCTGTCGTCGGTAACTGACGGTCGGGGCTACTTTGTTATTCGCTCGGGGTTTCCGTCGGCATCGAGACAATCAGAGATACGAGGACGGAAATCGCGGTTACCGGGGTCGAAAGCCGCCGTAACGCGCGTTTCGGGAGTCGAGACCGACCCACTTAGGCCGAGAGCGCGTTCGCCAACTCCCCGGCCTTTGCTCTGGACTGTTCGACGATGGCGGGCCGGGCCTCGAAGTCCACGACCACCTCGTCGTCGGCGTAGGACACGTCGTTGACCCGCGCGTGGTCGTGGACCCACGAGACGACGCTCATCGTGTCGTCGGTCATCGGCAGGACCAACTTCTCGCGCTCCCAGTCGGGGAGTTCGTCGTCGATGCGCCCGCGCAGGCCGACCAAATTCGTCTGCTCTTTGCCCGAGACCGCGATGGGATTCGGCGCGAGCGCGGAAAGGGCTTCGACCTTCTCGGCGAGTTCGTCCTCGCTCACGGCGTCGATTTTGTTCAACACCGTCACGATGGGTGCCTCGTTGCGCTCGTAAAGGGTGTCGTGACAGGTGACGAGTTTCTCGCGTATCTCCTCGATTGGTTCGCTCACGTCCACGACGAGCAAAACGAGGTCGGCGTGATACA
This genomic stretch from Halorussus pelagicus harbors:
- a CDS encoding DUF357 domain-containing protein; protein product: MPADLEEKTDRYEGLLAEALDAAKIAPPEDTPMGEAAAECLEMATSYLEDGRHFRENDDPVNALASFSYGHAWLDAGARVGLFDVPREGHLFTV
- a CDS encoding putative manganese transporter, which gives rise to MSELFDIFVASVRDGYVQVSAFVAVTVLLFSLVQYWTGGALVERLSDSERIQPLVGAAMGLTPGCGGAIVMMPLYVRGTVSFGTVVATLIATAGDSAFVILALAPKAGLYAYGIAFVAAVVSGYVIDRFGVGVARVDAAVRKIDPAVTDGGAMSSGAPVPGNPATGPHGFEGDSCGTHDDPARESPVLTPLSHAVHALWWVAALAALALGVTYLLAGAPEVPLELGLSFAGLFTVVGIAGTSLSFFLYFIGRRYLGDGQVGRARESFSGTYDTLVHAAMETSFVTVWVLAAYLLYEYGVVLLGVDVGALAAAAGLFAPVAGALVGLIPGCGPQIVLTGVYAEGAVPFSALVANAISQDGDALFPLLAVDKTAAVVASIYTTIPALFVGVGLHLLFGPMFGFGVVG
- a CDS encoding DUF7836 family putative zinc-binding protein, which produces MNETYVRLLCPECGKDWEATPDNLPSHDETFHCPGCHASRRTAEFARTERDLETLKQFQ
- a CDS encoding translation initiation factor IF-2 subunit beta is translated as MEGYDDHLERAMDETPEREGSGDRFDVPDADVRQEGNVTVYENFQDTLDRLGRDEDHVLKFLQNDLGTSAHIDESGRARLTGEFGQRRIEDALDEYVEKFVRCSECGLPDTKLEREQGAQLLRCEACGARSATSS
- a CDS encoding UPF0058 family protein, whose product is MKKQELIHLHGLLAEVGNYFEAENSTEIDFDEYESLGVRPTSIHKSKTDHKAAVFAMANAITSEMTEAEADEKVAAKAD
- a CDS encoding DUF555 domain-containing protein, which codes for MNCRVVVEAAVPVYDVETADEAVRIAISKTGELLNPDLNYVEINMGERSCPHCGEELEPAFIAADESLVALELEMTVFNVEREEHASRIARKEIGQRLENIPLTVLEVEVIEDDEEDDSETDAEEASDDAEDGTSDDDEVLPEFEDLIE
- a CDS encoding DNA-3-methyladenine glycosylase family protein — encoded protein: MESGSIPVTDLSGGVDLQATLESGQTFCWRREDDRMYDSVGPSGGSAWYSTVVGGHADADPEVVRVRQRDGMIEWEATTDADSLVVERLRLDDDLPAIFEAIPDDDLLSEATDAYRGLRIVDDPFFPCLISFICSAQMRVERIHGMQTALAREFGETVAFDGETYHAFPTPKRLARASEDDLRELGLGYRAPYVQRSAELVASGETTAEDVWGLDYADAREAIQAFVGVGDKVADCVLLFSLGYLEAVPLDTWIQSAIEEYYPDCERGSYAETSDAIRTAFGGEYAGYAQTYVFHYLRNQE
- a CDS encoding acylphosphatase, translating into MPNDSENSEERTRAHAFVSGTVQGVYYRANTRNTAVEKGVEGWVRNLDDGRVEAVFEGPAAAVEEMVEWCHTGSPAAEVEDVEVEYGDPEGEDSFRIRR
- a CDS encoding NAD(P)H-hydrate dehydratase, giving the protein MITSERMAQVDANAAALGVPRKQLMESSGNAVAREVRAVADPGARVAVVAGRGNNGGDAFVAARFLNDYDVSVHLLGREETIATDIARENWSALQQSDYATETVTDSRDFALPDCEVVVDAMLGTGVTGALREPETTAAERINESDATVVAVDVPSGVDADTGGAEGTAVSADRVVTFHDRKPGLDSLDAEITVADIGIPAAAERYVGPGDMRPVRRESGTGDARAYVIGGGPYTGAPALAAQAALRAGANLSFVAAPGPVAPQIQGYTEDLIVQSYEGERLTPEQVPNLVDTAESYDDVVVLGPGLGNADETLEAAKQFLESFSGRAVVDADALPVVPEVETDATLVCTPNRKELAKMGGPEVESADALADRADEIEAFAADLGHVVVAKASEDVISDGERTRVSRAGTSGMTVGGTGDTLAGATAGLLAAHDPFTAACAAAYANGRAAELLEDRHDGLLASDLLDVLPRAIWGGDDA
- the moaC gene encoding cyclic pyranopterin monophosphate synthase MoaC; this translates as MREERGSPEANRNGSGDAAGDGADSETELTHTDDEGEVQMVDVGDKPDTARRAVAAGEIRLQASTVAAIRDNDVSKGDVLATARVGAVQAVKHTWETIPMCHQIPITNVETDFEVGDERVSLEVAVETTGKTGCEMEALEGVTTGLNVVWDMVKAAEKDADGQYPETAIENVRVVEKQKREL
- a CDS encoding DUF7344 domain-containing protein — encoded protein: MDSDRNRRRSKTDPRSRERLVAAVVRNRRRRYALYYLHQRSGPVPVAEVARQVAAWERPATRDEVASERVAAVAATLRRRHLPILAEWGLVAYDADRDRVVGRVSDPTVELLLANDPRTRVAWYKVYLLVTAISAGFLALVRLGVAPFDGVDSIVAAALVVVLFAVASLGHWYDVYRWRRANEDMPPDFLVTLEEEVTYRDPRGEADDEAENEERNESETAENEGTDGEDETGDRAT